One Streptomyces coeruleorubidus DNA segment encodes these proteins:
- a CDS encoding tetratricopeptide repeat protein: MPETSGSTGRTPETHVIDFRAAEQLLAARDPRGAVKLLDGVIAAHPENTAARLLRARAFFAAAQLRPAELEFSIVLEREPDNAFAHFALARTYERQNRPDQAKRHFRLAAALDPNPRFVKAARFDS, from the coding sequence GTGCCCGAGACCAGCGGTTCGACCGGACGTACCCCGGAGACGCACGTCATCGACTTCCGTGCCGCCGAGCAGCTGCTCGCGGCGCGGGACCCGCGGGGCGCGGTGAAGCTGCTCGACGGAGTCATCGCCGCGCACCCGGAGAACACGGCCGCGCGGCTGCTGCGGGCGCGTGCCTTCTTCGCGGCGGCGCAGCTGAGGCCGGCGGAGCTCGAGTTCTCGATCGTCCTGGAACGCGAGCCGGACAACGCGTTCGCGCACTTCGCGCTCGCCCGCACGTATGAGCGGCAGAACCGCCCCGACCAGGCCAAGCGCCACTTCCGTCTGGCCGCCGCGCTGGACCCGAACCCGCGGTTTGTGAAGGCGGCGCGCTTCGA